The following are encoded together in the Longimicrobium terrae genome:
- a CDS encoding MbtH family protein has product MTTDATDDTSTYIVLVNDEEQYSLWLADREIPRGWTAVGTPGTRDQCLAYIQEVWTDMRPLSLRPDPSAAA; this is encoded by the coding sequence ATGACGACGGACGCAACGGACGACACCAGCACGTACATCGTCCTGGTGAACGACGAGGAGCAGTATTCACTCTGGCTCGCGGACCGGGAGATTCCCCGGGGCTGGACGGCCGTGGGCACGCCCGGCACCCGGGACCAGTGCCTCGCCTACATCCAGGAGGTGTGGACCGACATGAGGCCGCTCAGCCTGCGCCCGGATCCGTCCGCCGCGGCCTGA